The DNA segment AAGCGCCGGCTGTTCGTCGGCGGGTCGATCCTGATCGCCCTGATGCTGGCCTATCGCGTCCTCTATCCGCTGTTCTTCGACGCCTATGTCGGCAAGACCAACGCGCCCCTGACCTATGAGAGCGGCCAGCGGCTGACGGATGCAGAATTCGAGGCGCTCGCCCTATCCTTGAGCGAGGAGGCGCGTCGGCGCAAGGCCGAGTCGATCGTGGCCGCGGATCAAGACCCCTTCGCGCGTCAGGTCAAGATCGAGATGCTGATGAATACGGCCTCCGTCGTCCGCGACAGCGAGCCGAGCCACATCAAGTATTTCCGCGACGCCGGCATCCGTCGGTACGAAGGCCCCAAGACCTGTCTGACCTGTCACGCCACCATCGAGGTCGATCACGCCGACGGCACCCGCTCGACCGTGAACACGCTCGACGACATCGTGAACTCGGTACACTTCAAGTTCCAGAGCGACTCGGGCGGCTTCTCGACCTATGGCTACGACGGGCGTCAGGTGAACGCCGGTCCGCACAAGATCCCGGTCGGCAAGATCGACCGGGCCTGCGGCATTCCGGGCAGTTTCAGTTGGACCGGCTGGGCGGCCCTGATCGCGAGCCGTCCCGAGCACGTCGAGGAAGGGGAGATCGTGCTGCGCAGCGAGGGCTGCGGCCAGTGTCACATCGGCGGCAACTATCAGCCGGCGACCGAGAAGATGATGCCGATCGGCGACGTGCCGCGCACGGCCAAGGAGGGGATCGACTGTCTGATCTGTCACGCGACCGACTACGACATGAACCGGCGCGTCGTCATCCGCGACGACTATGGGTTGCGCTGGGATCAGGATCGCAGTCTGCGTGCGGCGCTCACCGTCGGCCCGATCAGCTCCGAGACCTGTCTGCGCTGCCACCAGCACAACATGGGCGGCGATGCCTATGCGCACAATGCCGCCGCCCAGTCGCTCGGCTACAAGCACCAGCGTCTGCTGCATCGCGGGGCCAAGCGCGGCAATCCCTTCAGCCCCGAGGACGACGCCCACGCCGCCGCCGGCATCCAGTGCACCGATTGCCACCGTCCCGAGGGCCACAAGATTCCGCGCGGGCGTATGGGCGTGGATCTGGTCGCCAACGATCTGCCGGACGCGGAGGTCTCGTGCGAGACCTGTCACACGCGAGCGCCCCACAACAACTCCAGGGACAAGGCACTGCTCAACGGCCATATCGCGCGTCTGGCCTGCGAGACCTGTCATATCCCGCGCCTGGAAGACAACAACGTGGTACTGCGCGACTGGGTCCATCCGACCTGGAACGCCGAGGAGGGGATCTGGGAGCCGACCGACGTCTATCGCTCGGGCGAACCGGGCAAGGGCTTCACCTATCTCTGGTTCAACGGCAACGGCACCTTTCTGGCCAATGCGCTGGGCAACAATCCGAACGGGGCCGACACCTATGATCCGCTGATGCGGCAGATCGCGCGGATCGACGACCCCGAGATCATCGCCGCCGTGCGCGCTAAGGCGGTCGAACTCAAGGAGCGCTATCCCGACATCGATGTCGAGCGCTATGTCCGGATGGCCACGGACCCGCTGTCGCAGCTCTCGCCCGAGCTGCTCGAACGGCGCCGCGCCATGATCCGGGACAACCTGCGCGCGGCCATGAACGACGGCGAGAGCCGGATCTATCCGTTCAAGCTCTTCAACGCCCTGATGTACGAGGACATGTCCAACCAGGGGCCGTTCGGGGCCATGATCCTGCCCTTCGACTACAACGTCTATTACGAGACGGGCAACACCCAGGCCGCCGTCGAGCGCGCGATCCAGGATCCGATCGTCCAACGCATGTATCAGGAGCCGTTCAAGCACTACATGATGGACGAATTCATGGCCTATTTCGGTGTCAGCGGCGGCTGGAAGACGATCTATCCGCTCGTCGACGGCCGGCTCGTCAATGTCGAGCCGCACTGGATGCGCCAGATGGGCACGCTCATGGTCAACCACGGCATCCGGCGTCGGGGGCATGACTGCGCCGACTGTCACGCACCCAACGGCATCATGGATTTCGAACGGCTCGGCTATACGCCCGAGCGGGTCGCCGAACTCCAGGATCCGGATCTGCTCAGACAGCCGCGGCTCACTGAGTAGTAGTCCGGACCCTGAGGCGTCAGTCGCTCTTGGCGGGCGTCTGGTTGAAGGTGACGACGAACACTACGGGCACCGCCTCGCTGATGCTCGGCAGTCCCGCGATCGCGCGCAGTTTCTCGACACCTTCGCTCAGCCCGAACTTGGAGGCCTCGATCAGCAGCGGCTCGGTGCTTGCGACCATCAGGGTATCGGCATCGAGCCGACCGACCATCATCGATAGGGTCAGTGTCTGACTCTGGCCATGCAGAGTCAGTTGGCCCTCGGCGGCCATGCGCTTGATCTGGCCGACGGGTAGCGATTCCAGAGCCTTGGGATCGATCCGTGCCTTGAGTTCGGCTTCTTTGTAATTGGCCGTGTCGAACAGGATTTCGCGCATGCGCTCATTGCGAATGGGCACCAGGGTCTCGACGCTGTCGAGCATCAGGGTCACGACGACCTGACCCTGGTCGTCGATCTGTCCGCGCATCTCCTTGAAATGATTGTTCTCGGGGATGTCTTTGGATTTGATGGTGACATAGGTCACGGCCGAACGTTCGGGGTCGAGGGTCCAGTCGGCCAGGACCGGTGAGGCGCTCAGAACGAGCGCCCCAGTCAGAGCAATGGACAGGATCGAGTCGCGCATCACAACCTCCAGATTCAAACGCTTGTCGTTGATGAGAACTCTCGGCCGACGAGCCGGGCGGATTCGAGACAGCGCCATCGAAACGTGCCCGATGCAGGTCCGCGAGAGCGGATGCGTCCTAAATTGGAACTGAAATACTCGGATACAAGACGCGCCGACGGATAATCGAGCCTTGGCGTGCATTGACTCAGCCATCGACGGAGACTGGAATGGAACAGCGAAACTCGATTCGGATCGAACTTCCGGCTTGGATCGACGAGGTGCTTGCCGCACGCGAGACGGACGATCTCGATGACACGGGACGCATGGCGCTGGTGCTGGATCTGGCGCGCGCGAACATCCGCGCCGGCACCGGCGGCGGTCCCTTCTCGGCGGCCATCTTCGAGCGCCGGAGCGGTCGACTGATCGCCGCCGGCGTGAATCTGGTGATCGCCTCGTGCTGCTCGATCGCGCACGCCGAGATGGTCGCCATCGGCATTGCCCAGCAGCGGCTCGGGCACTTCGATCTGCGTCAGGCCGTTCCGGGCGGCTGTGTGCTCTTCACCAGCGCCGAACCCTGTGCCATGTGCATGGGCGCCATTCCCTGGTCCGGCATCGAGCGCGTGGTCATCGGTGCGCGCGACAGCGACGTGCGCGCGATCGGCTTCGACGAAGGGCACAAACCGGCGGACTGGATCGCGGCTTATGCCCGGCGCGGCATCGAGGTGACGACGGATTTGTTACGCGCCGAGTCGGCGCAGATTCTGCGGGACTATGCCCAGGCGGGCGGGGCGATCTACTGAGGCCGGGGATCCGAGGCAACGACCTATTGCGACGGCTCACGACTGGGGTCGAGTGCCGGTTCAGCCGGCAGGATGATCATCCGCTCCACATCGGCGAGCCGGATGGTGCGTCCGTCGAGCGTCTGGAACTGTCGCCCCTCGATCGAGCCGCGTCTGGACTCGTAGAGCGTGATCCGGCCGCTATCGGCATTGATGACCTGGACTTGCACGACTTCCTGATCCTCGAACCAGCGCTGGGCCAGATAGAGCGCGCTGCCCACGGCCATGATGGCGATCAGGAGCGAGGCGGCCAGACGCATCGTCCGCCAGGAGGAATCCGACTGTTGTGGCCGATCCAATCCGGGCACGGCGCGATTGGCCCGCCAACGCGCCCGCAGCACGCCATAGGCGCCGAGTAGAACGGCCAGGGTGAGGAGCAGTTTTCCGATCATGCGTGAACTCTACCATACCCCGGTGGTTTTCACGCCGGACGCGGTTTAAGATCCCGAGCATCGA comes from the Allochromatium tepidum genome and includes:
- a CDS encoding multiheme c-type cytochrome, coding for MNPIAILLDPRTKRRLFVGGSILIALMLAYRVLYPLFFDAYVGKTNAPLTYESGQRLTDAEFEALALSLSEEARRRKAESIVAADQDPFARQVKIEMLMNTASVVRDSEPSHIKYFRDAGIRRYEGPKTCLTCHATIEVDHADGTRSTVNTLDDIVNSVHFKFQSDSGGFSTYGYDGRQVNAGPHKIPVGKIDRACGIPGSFSWTGWAALIASRPEHVEEGEIVLRSEGCGQCHIGGNYQPATEKMMPIGDVPRTAKEGIDCLICHATDYDMNRRVVIRDDYGLRWDQDRSLRAALTVGPISSETCLRCHQHNMGGDAYAHNAAAQSLGYKHQRLLHRGAKRGNPFSPEDDAHAAAGIQCTDCHRPEGHKIPRGRMGVDLVANDLPDAEVSCETCHTRAPHNNSRDKALLNGHIARLACETCHIPRLEDNNVVLRDWVHPTWNAEEGIWEPTDVYRSGEPGKGFTYLWFNGNGTFLANALGNNPNGADTYDPLMRQIARIDDPEIIAAVRAKAVELKERYPDIDVERYVRMATDPLSQLSPELLERRRAMIRDNLRAAMNDGESRIYPFKLFNALMYEDMSNQGPFGAMILPFDYNVYYETGNTQAAVERAIQDPIVQRMYQEPFKHYMMDEFMAYFGVSGGWKTIYPLVDGRLVNVEPHWMRQMGTLMVNHGIRRRGHDCADCHAPNGIMDFERLGYTPERVAELQDPDLLRQPRLTE
- a CDS encoding YceI family protein, with amino-acid sequence MRDSILSIALTGALVLSASPVLADWTLDPERSAVTYVTIKSKDIPENNHFKEMRGQIDDQGQVVVTLMLDSVETLVPIRNERMREILFDTANYKEAELKARIDPKALESLPVGQIKRMAAEGQLTLHGQSQTLTLSMMVGRLDADTLMVASTEPLLIEASKFGLSEGVEKLRAIAGLPSISEAVPVVFVVTFNQTPAKSD
- a CDS encoding nucleoside deaminase gives rise to the protein MEQRNSIRIELPAWIDEVLAARETDDLDDTGRMALVLDLARANIRAGTGGGPFSAAIFERRSGRLIAAGVNLVIASCCSIAHAEMVAIGIAQQRLGHFDLRQAVPGGCVLFTSAEPCAMCMGAIPWSGIERVVIGARDSDVRAIGFDEGHKPADWIAAYARRGIEVTTDLLRAESAQILRDYAQAGGAIY